A single window of Corythoichthys intestinalis isolate RoL2023-P3 chromosome 21, ASM3026506v1, whole genome shotgun sequence DNA harbors:
- the LOC130909812 gene encoding E3 ubiquitin-protein ligase Midline-1-like isoform X2 encodes MEEELKCPACSDIFKNPVILPCSHSLCQACVQQRKTQGDQSCPVEEEARLSAVRGEEKTKREMLKRKIASLVKDITALSNIIKSTEENLMSGNISLLKNFKGTMSKTQKLPSKPKPLHGILLDEAKHVGNLKFTVWEGMKKIISYSPVILDLNTAGRELNISEDLTSLSFEARDERRLNTPERMLDHCSVLGSALDSGKHVWDVDVGDNQWWQVGVALGDRSLPQDMSMWTFGFSDGKYKKDVVRSGIWKSSTKISRIQVCVDMKKKNSFIH; translated from the exons ATGGAAGAGGAGCTCAAATGTCCGGCCTGTTCGGACATCTTCAAAAATCCTGTCATATTGCCATGCAGTCACAGCCTCTGTCAAGCGTGTGTACAGCAGAGGAAGACCCAAGGAGATCAATCATGTCCG GTTGAGGAGGAGGCTAGGTTGTCTGCTGTCAGGGGAGAAGAGAAGACGAAGAGAGAGATGTTGAAGCGGAAGATCGCGTCTCTCGTCAAAGACATTACCGCTCTCTCAAATATCATCAAAAGCACTGAGGAAAATTTAATGTCTGGCAACATTTCCCTCTTAAAGAACTTCAAAGGTACGATGAGTAAAACCCAAAAGCTTCCCAGCAAGCCCAAGCCGCTTCATGGAATTTTGCTGGATGAAGCAAAACATGTAGGCAACCTCAAGTTCACTGTGTGGGAGGGaatgaaaaagatcatctcctacAGTCCCGTTATCCTGGACCTAAACACGGCTGGTCGAGAACTTAATATCTCGGAAGATCTAACCAGTCTGAGTTTTGAAGCTAGAGACGAGCGCCGTCTGAATACTCCAGAGAGGATGCTGGATCACTGCAGCGTGCTCGGTTCTGCTTTGGATTCGGGAAAACACGTGTGGGATGTTGACGTTGGAGACAACCAGTGGTGGCAAGTGGGGGTGGCGCTGGGAGACCGTAGCTTGCCACAAGATATGTCCATGTGGACTTTTGGATTTTCTGACGGTAAATACAAAAAAGATGTGGTCCGGTCTGGCATCTGGAAATCCTCCACAAAAATAAGCAGGATTCAAGTTTGTgtggatatgaaaaaaaaaaacagtttcatTCACTGA
- the LOC130909812 gene encoding E3 ubiquitin-protein ligase TRIM35-like isoform X1: MEEELKCPACSDIFKNPVILPCSHSLCQACVQQRKTQGDQSCPVCTTDFSSIDPILNLVLSNACQNFSRVIVRSEAICNLHNEPFKLFCLNHEELVCLICRDSGLHAGHKFRPIDEAANDHEGKLQDCLQNMREKLKDYNAIRNDCIAQAVYMKVEEEARLSAVRGEEKTKREMLKRKIASLVKDITALSNIIKSTEENLMSGNISLLKNFKGTMSKTQKLPSKPKPLHGILLDEAKHVGNLKFTVWEGMKKIISYSPVILDLNTAGRELNISEDLTSLSFEARDERRLNTPERMLDHCSVLGSALDSGKHVWDVDVGDNQWWQVGVALGDRSLPQDMSMWTFGFSDGKYKKDVVRSGIWKSSTKISRIQVCVDMKKKNSFIH; the protein is encoded by the exons ATGGAAGAGGAGCTCAAATGTCCGGCCTGTTCGGACATCTTCAAAAATCCTGTCATATTGCCATGCAGTCACAGCCTCTGTCAAGCGTGTGTACAGCAGAGGAAGACCCAAGGAGATCAATCATGTCCGGTTTGTACCACAGATTTTTCTTCGATTGATCCAATTTTGAACTTGGTACTGAGCAATGCATGTCAGAACTTTTCCCGAGTCATCGTGAGGTCAGAAGCCATCTGCAACTTGCACAACGAGCCATTTAAACTCTTCTGTTTGAACCATGAGGAGCTTGTGTGCCTTATTTGCAGGGATTCAGGACTCCATGCAGGCCACAAGTTCCGTCCCATTGATGAAGCTGCAAATGATCACGAAGGGAAGCTTCAGGACTGTCTGCAGAACATGAGGGAAAAGCTGAAAGATTATAATGCGATAAGAAATGACTGCATTGCACAAGCCGTGTACATGAAG GTTGAGGAGGAGGCTAGGTTGTCTGCTGTCAGGGGAGAAGAGAAGACGAAGAGAGAGATGTTGAAGCGGAAGATCGCGTCTCTCGTCAAAGACATTACCGCTCTCTCAAATATCATCAAAAGCACTGAGGAAAATTTAATGTCTGGCAACATTTCCCTCTTAAAGAACTTCAAAGGTACGATGAGTAAAACCCAAAAGCTTCCCAGCAAGCCCAAGCCGCTTCATGGAATTTTGCTGGATGAAGCAAAACATGTAGGCAACCTCAAGTTCACTGTGTGGGAGGGaatgaaaaagatcatctcctacAGTCCCGTTATCCTGGACCTAAACACGGCTGGTCGAGAACTTAATATCTCGGAAGATCTAACCAGTCTGAGTTTTGAAGCTAGAGACGAGCGCCGTCTGAATACTCCAGAGAGGATGCTGGATCACTGCAGCGTGCTCGGTTCTGCTTTGGATTCGGGAAAACACGTGTGGGATGTTGACGTTGGAGACAACCAGTGGTGGCAAGTGGGGGTGGCGCTGGGAGACCGTAGCTTGCCACAAGATATGTCCATGTGGACTTTTGGATTTTCTGACGGTAAATACAAAAAAGATGTGGTCCGGTCTGGCATCTGGAAATCCTCCACAAAAATAAGCAGGATTCAAGTTTGTgtggatatgaaaaaaaaaaacagtttcatTCACTGA